Proteins from a genomic interval of Pirellulales bacterium:
- a CDS encoding MFS transporter, which yields MSNRTTNVRQSLGFMVRSLRHRNFALFFSGQLVSLVGTWLSLVATSWLVYRLTRDSASGHSAFMLGVVNFAAQIPIFLLAPLAGVWLDRWNRHRVLQATQTLSMVQSFAMGYLVLSEHITLVQIIALSIFQGIVNALDILTRQSFLVQMIDEPEDLSNAIALNSSMVQAARLVGPAVAGFLIYAFGEGLCFVIDGFSFLAVLGALLAMRIAPRPATQKHLPVTSALWQGLVYAFGFAPIRALLSIVAIVSLMAMSQSVLMPIYANQILGGNERTLGILLGSAGMGALAGAIYLTSRRSVLGLGRVIVIGSVALGAAMIVLASSSHLVLSLAALVVAGAAMLVQAASCNTLLQTIVDEDKRGRVMSLFAMAFMGMAPFGSLLAGSVATELGIRWTLALAGLVCVTAGGIFALHLRAIRPLIRPIYIAKGILPAVVADPQAATDIPADELAALSEAGALKSAAVERDSAANRSD from the coding sequence ATGAGTAACCGCACGACCAACGTCCGGCAAAGCCTTGGCTTCATGGTGCGGTCGCTGCGCCACCGCAACTTCGCGTTATTCTTCAGCGGCCAACTCGTGTCGCTCGTCGGCACCTGGCTCAGCCTGGTAGCGACCAGTTGGCTGGTCTATCGGCTGACGCGCGATTCCGCGTCGGGGCACTCCGCGTTCATGCTGGGCGTGGTGAATTTCGCCGCTCAGATACCCATCTTTCTGCTGGCGCCCTTGGCCGGCGTGTGGCTCGACCGCTGGAATCGCCACCGGGTGCTGCAGGCCACTCAGACCTTGTCGATGGTACAGTCCTTCGCGATGGGGTACCTGGTGCTGTCGGAGCACATCACGCTGGTTCAGATCATCGCCTTGAGCATCTTTCAGGGCATCGTGAACGCTCTGGATATTCTCACGCGGCAATCGTTCCTCGTGCAGATGATCGACGAGCCCGAGGACCTGAGCAACGCCATCGCGCTGAATTCGTCGATGGTACAGGCCGCGCGCCTGGTGGGCCCGGCCGTGGCGGGCTTCTTGATCTACGCGTTCGGCGAGGGACTGTGCTTCGTGATCGACGGTTTCAGCTTTCTGGCCGTGCTTGGCGCCCTGTTGGCCATGCGCATTGCGCCGCGACCGGCAACACAAAAACATTTGCCGGTGACTTCGGCGCTTTGGCAGGGCCTGGTGTATGCCTTCGGGTTCGCACCGATTCGTGCGCTACTCTCGATCGTCGCCATCGTCAGCTTGATGGCGATGTCACAATCCGTACTCATGCCAATCTATGCCAACCAGATCCTCGGCGGGAACGAGCGCACGCTCGGCATTCTGTTAGGCAGTGCCGGGATGGGCGCTTTGGCGGGCGCTATTTACCTCACCTCACGCCGCAGCGTGCTGGGACTGGGGCGCGTGATCGTGATCGGCAGCGTCGCGCTGGGCGCGGCAATGATCGTACTCGCGTCGTCGAGCCATCTTGTTCTGTCTTTGGCCGCGCTCGTGGTGGCCGGTGCGGCGATGTTGGTTCAGGCCGCTTCGTGCAACACGCTGCTGCAAACGATTGTCGACGAAGACAAACGCGGTCGCGTGATGAGCCTGTTCGCCATGGCCTTCATGGGCATGGCTCCGTTCGGCAGTTTGCTGGCCGGCAGCGTGGCCACGGAACTGGGCATCCGCTGGACGCTGGCCTTGGCCGGCCTGGTGTGCGTAACCGCTGGCGGCATTTTTGCCCTGCATCTGCGTGCGATTCGTCCGCTCATTCGGCCGATTTATATTGCCAAGGGCATCCTGCCCGCCGTCGTCGCTGATCCCCAAGCGGCTACCGACATTCCGGCCGACGAACTCGCGGCGCTCAGCG